The proteins below come from a single Mucilaginibacter mali genomic window:
- a CDS encoding DUF2750 domain-containing protein: MAAINSSKVQNILNMRPEERYHYFIRKIGDFEEVWGLYDNGWATSKDNLGNIVLPFWPEQGFAELCVAGTWKSYIPKSISLSDFMDKWLHGMDKDGTLVGVFPIPDGKGIVLSASKIRSDIENELDQY; the protein is encoded by the coding sequence ATGGCGGCTATTAATTCAAGTAAAGTTCAGAATATACTAAACATGCGTCCTGAAGAACGATATCATTATTTCATAAGAAAGATTGGCGACTTCGAAGAGGTTTGGGGGCTTTATGATAACGGATGGGCGACAAGTAAAGACAATTTGGGCAATATAGTTCTTCCATTTTGGCCTGAACAAGGCTTTGCTGAACTCTGTGTAGCAGGAACTTGGAAAAGCTATATTCCTAAATCTATATCATTATCAGATTTTATGGATAAGTGGTTACATGGTATGGACAAGGATGGAACTTTGGTTGGTGTTTTTCCAATTCCTGATGGTAAAGGAATAGTACTATCCGCCTCAAAAATTCGTTCTGATATAGAAAACGAATTAGATCAGTACTAA